One window of Patescibacteria group bacterium genomic DNA carries:
- the trpS gene encoding tryptophan--tRNA ligase, protein MKTVLSGLKPTGEMTIGNYIGAMKHWPKDQEVNRSIFFIPNLHALTVRQDPAQLKVRTLDLVAWLLAVGVDPKHSIILVQSMVSAHAELFWILENFVTMGELGRMTEYKDKSTKLGPEGQLAGLLNYPVLMAADILLYSTDEVPVGEDQTQHIELTRHIASRFNNIYGDTFVVPKAIVQSSGNRIKGLDDPRYKMSKSEHPDSTIALSEDPKSVIKKFMRAVTDSDDKIKYDPKSKPGISNLIDIYVGFTDANIADVEKRYASKGYGEFKKDLGELVRDNLVDLQSKFRKYRSDEAGLMAIVGAGNTKASKIANKKLDEVKSKIGLL, encoded by the coding sequence TATTGGCGCCATGAAACATTGGCCAAAAGATCAAGAAGTCAACAGAAGTATATTTTTTATCCCTAATTTACATGCCTTAACGGTTAGGCAGGACCCCGCCCAGCTAAAAGTTAGAACTCTGGACTTGGTTGCTTGGCTACTGGCTGTTGGTGTAGATCCAAAGCATTCAATTATCCTAGTCCAATCTATGGTGTCAGCTCACGCTGAGCTCTTCTGGATACTAGAAAACTTCGTGACAATGGGGGAGCTAGGCCGTATGACTGAGTATAAGGACAAATCAACCAAGCTAGGACCCGAGGGGCAGCTGGCCGGGCTACTAAATTATCCAGTGCTCATGGCAGCAGATATATTGCTATACAGTACGGATGAAGTCCCCGTAGGGGAAGACCAAACCCAGCATATCGAGCTAACTAGGCATATAGCCAGTAGATTTAATAATATTTATGGAGATACATTTGTTGTGCCAAAGGCCATAGTACAGAGCTCCGGCAATAGGATTAAAGGCCTTGATGACCCACGCTATAAAATGAGTAAGAGTGAGCACCCAGATAGCACTATAGCCTTATCAGAGGACCCAAAATCAGTAATAAAGAAGTTTATGAGGGCAGTTACAGACTCAGACGATAAAATAAAGTACGATCCTAAGAGCAAGCCAGGAATTTCTAATCTGATAGATATCTATGTAGGATTCACAGATGCAAATATAGCTGATGTAGAGAAGCGTTATGCGTCTAAAGGCTATGGAGAGTTCAAAAAAGATCTAGGGGAGCTTGTCCGTGATAATTTAGTTGACCTCCAGTCTAAATTCAGAAAGTATAGATCTGATGAAGCCGGCTTGATGGCTATAGTGGGTGCCGGAAACACAAAAGCTTCTAAAATAGCCAATAAAAAACTAGATGAAGTTAAAAGTAAAATAGGCTTGTTGTAA